A genome region from Thermoanaerobaculia bacterium includes the following:
- a CDS encoding CHAD domain-containing protein, translating into MLDGESTWKSMRRTLRRAERKFRDNDPEGLHDLRVALRHTAVVAEAGARPKVARGASKLARRLSPLRQLEVDRELLAELGRSGEVSPRDARPVDEILAARQSRLRDKALKRLSAARERRLFERLGHDRPDGPLASRLALETGENALRVPRVLDDEGLHRLRISVKRRRYALMARRDLGAPGLEEEISRCRSLQDSLGRANDWRSFLRDLVRLRESRHADPGADSPLDAIFDPAADRAEIARKAACEAVAASGLVPDREPRRPQPPSPPPDRDAALFRGSPSLLRDDAIRSRSDS; encoded by the coding sequence ATGCTCGACGGCGAATCGACGTGGAAATCCATGCGGCGGACGCTTCGGCGCGCCGAACGGAAGTTCCGCGACAACGATCCCGAGGGGCTGCACGATCTGCGGGTGGCGCTCCGGCACACGGCCGTCGTCGCGGAAGCCGGGGCGCGGCCGAAAGTCGCTCGCGGCGCTTCGAAGCTCGCCCGCCGCCTCTCGCCGCTGCGCCAGCTCGAGGTCGATCGCGAGCTCCTCGCCGAGCTCGGCCGGTCGGGCGAGGTCTCTCCACGGGACGCTCGTCCCGTCGACGAGATCCTGGCCGCGCGACAAAGCCGCCTCCGCGACAAAGCGCTGAAGCGGCTTTCGGCCGCCCGCGAAAGAAGGCTCTTCGAGCGGCTCGGCCATGACCGGCCGGACGGTCCGCTCGCCTCGCGGCTGGCCCTCGAAACCGGCGAGAACGCCCTTCGTGTCCCGCGGGTGCTCGACGACGAGGGCCTCCACCGGCTCCGCATCTCCGTCAAGCGCCGCCGCTACGCGCTGATGGCCCGGCGGGATCTCGGCGCCCCGGGCCTGGAGGAGGAGATCTCCCGGTGCCGATCTCTCCAGGATTCTCTGGGACGGGCCAACGACTGGCGATCGTTCCTCCGCGACCTCGTGCGGCTGCGCGAATCCCGCCACGCCGATCCGGGCGCCGACTCGCCGCTCGACGCGATCTTCGATCCCGCCGCGGATCGGGCCGAGATCGCGCGGAAGGCCGCGTGCGAGGCCGTCGCGGCGAGCGGACTGGTCCCGGATCGCGAACCGCGGCGGCCGCAGCCTCCTTCGCCGCCGCCGGATCGCGACGCCGCCCTCTTCCGGGGATCGCCGAGCCTTCTGCGCGACGACGCGATCCGTTCGCGCTCCGACTCGTGA